The genomic region CTGACACCGACTCCGACGCCGCCGCCTTCCCCGACACCCTCTGGCCAGCAAGCACCCTCCCTGACTCGCGACCCGCTCACACCAGCTGAGCCCGGCCGACAACGCACCGCCCCCGTCGTCCGCCGACGGGACAGCCCACCGGATGACGCGTGTAGCGGCTACGCGTATGGCTCATCGTGCGCTGACAGTGGAGGACATACAGCGGGCGCTCGCGCGCGGCGGAGTCCAGGAGATGGCGTTCAGGGCGGAGGCCCAGCCGGACGGTAGGACCACGCTCGGCCTGGTCTGGCCGAGCTCGGTCGTGGAACCGGCTCTCGGCTACCCGGACCTGGGGGTGCTCGTCCTGGCCGACGGCTCCCTTGCCGAGCCCTGGCTCCGCCGTCCCGATCCGGTGCCCGGGGCAGTGCCGGCACCATCGGCGGATCCGGAGTTGCTGGAGCGGACGCTGCGCGAGCGGATGCCTGACGCCGTCGGAGCGACAGAGGAGGAGATCGCTGCTGCCGAAGCGCGCCTCGGTGTCCCGATGAGATCAAGGTGCTCTACCGGGTCACACGTGTGTACTCGGAGGCGGACCGCGCCGACGAGGCGGTCGGCTGCGAGCTCTCCGGCCTGGAGCACCTGTACAGCGTCGGCGCGGCAGTGCGTCACCCCGGCTGGGATCACGGCGCGACGCATGCGGTCAACACCGCGTCCGACGCCGCGGTGCAGGGCCTGGCCGGCTCACCGGGCTGGATCGGCTTCGGGAGCAATGGCGGTGACGAATTCGCCGTCGACCTGACCCCCGGCCCCGCCGGATACTGCGGGCAGGTCATCCTGGTCGACCACGAGCAGGGCCTCGGTGCCGAGCTCGTGGCCGATTCCCTCACCGATTTCGTCCTGGGCCGGATGCGGGAAGAACGTCGCGGCCGCCGCGGAGACAAACTTCCCACCGTGGCCAGAATCGTTACCGTATGCCTGGAGACCATCCAGGCCGCCGCCTATCCCGGCCTGGAAGTCCTGACCATCGGCGCCTGGGACGGCACACCGTTCAGCCTCGCCCTGTCACGGGACTGCCCCGTCTGCGCACTCTGACCGCCATGCCCGGCACACTGGGCGACCGCCTGGAGGTCGCTGGGCTCACCGAACTGGAGTTCCTGGAACTCGGCGCGCACGAATGGCGCGTCCGCCTGGACGCCGGAGCCGTCCCGCGCACCCTGAAAGCCGCAGCC from Streptomyces sp. NBC_00190 harbors:
- a CDS encoding SMI1/KNR4 family protein, with protein sequence MLYRVTRVYSEADRADEAVGCELSGLEHLYSVGAAVRHPGWDHGATHAVNTASDAAVQGLAGSPGWIGFGSNGGDEFAVDLTPGPAGYCGQVILVDHEQGLGAELVADSLTDFVLGRMREERRGRRGDKLPTVARIVTVCLETIQAAAYPGLEVLTIGAWDGTPFSLALSRDCPVCAL